The region ATTTCCATGGAGATGGAGTCACTTTCTCTTTCCCCTTCCCCAAAAACATAATTTTGGTCTATCCAAAAATATCCAAACATTCAGTATATAGACATAGTAACAATTCAGAGTATTTCACACCAAAATTAAACGTCTCAAAACTCTCATTTCGAGAAGTTCTATATTCGATATATTTCCACTTTGTGTGAGGGAACAATAGTCCCACTTATCGCTGATTGGGACATAGTTTTCCCATCTCATGGGGTAACaacattaaatttttaatcattGAAAAAATTTCCCATTAAATAACTCTTTAATTTTCACATATTTTCTCAAATGAAATGCCAATTTTAACGTACATATAAATTCACCATTCAAActtccaattaaaataattatgtgaatatatattctttgaatagtaattaaaatttgtattttaatttatttgtaatcAATAACTAATGTATAAATGAATTACTAAAACtctgaatttttttataaatgttaTAACCCCTATAAGTTTAGTTCATtgtatatattcttttaaattaataaaattatatggtcccaacaatattaatttataaaaggTTTATCGTATATATAATACTAAATCTAAATTTTTTCTAGactagtactattaattttcACATATTTTCTGAAAACGCCTTTTTTAGCAGTAATTGTTTTTGGTAAAATGCTTGTCCACTCAATTCCCCATGAACAAATTTGAGCCTTCAAAATAGCAACGGCAAAACCGGTGACTTGACCCATTTAAACCAGAACAACATTGTAGGAATAAAAAGAAACTCACACGAGAGAAATCAGAGGGGAAAAAATTCACcattttcctctctttctctttctttccatATTTCAAGAAACCATTTTTCACTCTCATCCtcataaacacacacacacaaaatggGTTGCGGAGAATCAAAGCATGCTGTTGCAACACAAAACACCATCACCAAGAGCAAGAGCAAGAGCAAGAGCAGGAGCATCAGAAAACAAGAGGCTGAAATCCCCAAAAATGATGTAAATGTGACTGCAAATGCTGTTAAGGATTCAGAAATTTTGAAGAAGAATGAAAACCAAGGTGTTGAGATTCCCAAGAATATAGAATCCGAGGCTGTTAAGGCCaaggatgatgaagaagaagaaatcaagATAGAGAAGAACAAGGAGATTGAAGTGGCTGCTGCTGTTGCTAAGGTTGTTGAggtggaggaggagaagaagaagaaagaagagatcATCAAGAATGAGGAATTGAAGGAAGAGAAAAAAGAGGAGGTTAAGCCTGAAGTGGTGGAGCAAGAAATCCCTGCAGCCATTGAGGTTGTGCAAGAGATCAAGAATGTGGAATTGAAGGAAGAGAAGAAAGATGAGGTCAAGGCTGATCAAGAGGAGGTGGTTTCTCAGCAAGTTGAAGATGCTCCTTCTTCTTCTAGTGCTAATGAGAAGATCCCCCTAGGCGAAAACGTCGTCGTTGAGGGAGAAAGCAATGTTGCAATtgcagaggaagaagagaatgcAGGAAAAGGTTTGTATATCAGAATTACTTAAATAAGGTGGTTTTTGATCATTAATGATTCAAATTTATGTGTTTTTGTGGTTTGCAGAAGAGAGCCTCAAGGTGGAGGAGAGCAAAGAGTTGGCTCAAGAAATAAAGCCTTCTgcagaagaagagaagaaaccTGCTGATCAAAGTGTATGACTCTATTTCACTTTTCGTTTACTCAAAATTTGGGCTTGAATTTGAATGTTATGATTTACGACAATGGATGTTCGTTGTCAATGATTTTTCAGGAGGGCGACGTtgtagcagcagcagcagcagcagctgatGTCAAGGGAAACTGAAGAAGAAATTCATGAGATTGGCATTCTTCAATCCTTCTTTGTTTGTCAACATCTCTAGGCTTGTATTTATGTACTTGATTACTCATAATGGTGAATTTGTCACACACCCTATATCAAAATTTCAGACTATTATCTCTTGGTGAGGAGAAAATCTCAGTTGCTTTGATGTATTAATGCAAATTTCCTGTGTTTTGTTGATGCTTTTTATGTGGGGATGAGTAAATAGACATGGCATCGAATATATTTCATCGGGCGTAACATGTAATGAACAGCCTAACTCTAAGTTAGATAAATCAGCTCAAACCAAAATATACTTGGATCATGCAACACAAATTATATTTACTTATATATGCACTGCCAATTGTTATCCACAGAAGAGATTAGTAATGTTACATGTTTACAAGATATATGTAATGTTTCTTCTCATTTTTCGAATGAATATGGCTCTGATTATAATCCACTTATCCACGTCTATATACAGTTTTAAGACCGATGTTGAAGCATCCCTCAACACGACAAATTCCCAACAATATCAGTTGTGCCATATGCAGCAAGAACACCTTGCTGGAAAAAGTGACACCTTTAGGGGACCTATGTCTAAAAGAAACAAGATTCAAATCAATAGACCTAAAAGTAATTAACCTTTGTATAGAGATTGAGTGTGCAAAACACTCAAACTTGGAAGATTTTTCATGTCAACTCTTTGATTCTAGGTTTTGTAATATCATAAATGCAAGCAACTAATGCTCTTCTCCatgtgaaaataaaaagatgttcAAATTCCACTAAAGCTTCTTAAACCAAATTTAAAAATGGGGTTGGAGGAGCTTAACACCCCAACCATTTTTAAAGTTCTTTTACTTGTAAAAAAATCATTAGAGAACACATCATGAAATTTTTAAACTTTTAGTTCTTTACATATTAGTAAAAGGAATAAAAGGAATCTCTTATTGGGCTTTGAGTAGATTTAAAATCAGGAATAGGCCCATATTGGGCCAACCCAGTGGCGGGATCCCACGAAACAAATGGCGGGAAATGcccaataaatataaaaacccAAACCGCCAACGAAATTGGTCGGTTGCATTTCCATTTTACATTTCCATTTTTCTTCACCTCTTTTCCCCCAAACCGCAAAACTGTGCTACTGTTCGACGCTGAGGTGAAATACAGAAGATGGCGAAACCCTCGCGTGCAAAGGGCTCATCCGACGACTCGATGACTAGCTCCTCGGCTGAGGAGGAGGTGGCCAGGGACCAGGTCAATGACgaagaagacgatgacgagctcCAGGCGGTGGCTCGCACCGTCGAAGATTCCGACGACGAGGATGCTCCTAACGCTGCCGATCAATACGAAGATGACATTGAGGTTAAATTACTTTATAATTCGTTATTGTTTGTTTCAATTCACGGTGTAGCTCGACGGATCTGTGATCGGTCTGCTGTTTAGTAGTCTAGATTTAAgactaagaaaaaaaaagatgtgTGGTAGTCTAGATTATTTCGTAGATTGGAATGCAAAATTACATTTTTGTCTTTCACTCACTGCTGCTACTGTTGCTTCGACATCGCTATTTCCCTCATCCAATTCCTACCCCGTTGCTGCTTCAATAATGCCCATTTCAACAAGGCTGTTGGAGTCCATTGCCCAATACAGATACAATATTGCATCCTTTTGGTGCGATAGTGAAACTGGTCGAAATGTAAATTGTTGATTTGGCTTGGCCTGGCCACAGCTCCTAACACGGGTCTCTGCGTTAATAATCTTACATACTTGTCCGCCCTACCAAATGGGCACTCAATCTTAGGTTTGGCTAATCTCAAGTACCAAACATATGCTTAGTTGTTAGACAATAAGTTTAAGTTTTTCTTACAATTTGTTTAACTTTGGagattaaataaacaaaaatagatAATTATTATCTTCAAAATTAGTATTGTATTTCCCACTTTAGGATACagttgatattttatttatgagCTACTCTGTAGTGTTCTCTTTTTGTTATCATTATATCTATGGTGCTGTTTAAAGATGCTTTACATGGTTGGAATGATCGAGTGGGCTTTGCTGAAGCTTTTAGTTGTGGTTTTAGGAAGAGGATGTTGTTGCAAATGAAATTTCAAAGCGCGAAAGAGCAAGGCTTAAAGAAATGCAGCGGGTAAAAAAGCAGAAAATACAAGAAATACTTGACGTGCAGAATGCTGCTATTGAGTCTGACATGGTGTGTTTTCTGAGTATGAATTAGTACTTGATATGATGTGTACATTAAATTATCTTCTTGGATATGATCATATGATAAGTGATCTGATCTACTTTGGCACAGAACAACAAAGGAAAGGGTCGTTTGAACTATCTTTTACAGCAAACAGAGTTATTTGCTCATTTTGCCAAGGGTGATCAGTCTGTTTCTCAGAAGAAGGGAAAAGGCAGGTGGGTAATGCCATTTTGACTTGATTACCTTTCCAGTATGGCTGCATAGGTTGAAACTttaatattaccattttcttGGTAAGTATTTCACTGTGCTTCATAGCTGCTAATAATGATGAGAATCTCTTGCAAAAAAGTTTGTTTAATAAATTTGGGTTGGGTTTGGGTTGCACCTAACCGTTGTACATGATCGAGTTTCTAAGATCTTGGTAGATCGGCATGTGTTGTATCTTGCTTATGCGCAATTTATACATGGTTGAGCAGCTGACAGTTGAGAAGGGATGTAGTGGTGCTAAAATTTGTCAGTAGAAATCCTTGTCTTGTCTCCTctctttttgtaattttattttgcatTACACTGTGGTAGGCTCTAGGAAGATAAATAATATTGGGCTTAGTTGAAGTCTTTCAAAAAGTTGTCAACTGGACAGGTTGGCAGCCTTAGAAGTAGATATTTTAGGAAAATCATGAAACTAAGAGGTGGTTGTGGAAGTGAATTCCTTAGCATGGGGGCCGAGGTCAGTAATAGATGGAACTGATTAAGGATATTCACATTGTTAACATAGTCATCCTCTGTAGCCAAGCTAGTTGCTTCTTAAGTAAATCTTATGTTTCTTGTGTTCTCCAATTGTTAGGGGCCGCCATGCATCAAAGATaactgaagaagaagaagatgaagagtgtctcaaagaggaagaagatggcATAGCTGGCACAGGAAACACTAGACTATTGGTGCAGCCCTCTTGTAAGATTTTCTTTATCCTCTTTGTTTTCATTGTTATGAATTGCTTCTGCCATAATAATACTTAAAAATGTTTGCTTTTAGAATGGTTTACTAGTATATGTAATAATGCTACCCTATGTTTATTTTCCACTGCATTAGTTTCTAATTTGGTGCAAGTATGTATTGGGTCCCTGCACTGTTTTTTATACAAAATGGTATCACCTATGCTAATTTTACCTTTGTTTGCAGGTATTCAGGGAAAGATGAGGGACTACCAGCTAGCTGGTTTAAATTGGCTGATTCGGTTGTATGAAAATGGCATTAATGGGATACTTGCTGATGAAATGGTATATATGGAGAGTAGTTGTATTTTCTACATAATGGTTTCCCCTATTATTGATAATGGTTTCTTGTACTAATATTAATGTGTTGTATTTAATTTAGGGACTTGGTAAAACTTTGCAAACAATATCCTTGATGGGCTACTTGCACGAGTTCAGAGGAATTACAGGTCCTCACATGGTTGTTGCTCCAAAATCCACACTTGGAAATTGGATGAATGAAATCAAAAGGTTTTGCCCAGTGCTGCGTGCTGTAAAGTTCCTTGGAAATCCTGATGAAAGGGTAAGCTTGCAATACCAATTTAGATATTGTTTTCCAGGACTTGTGTTTCTACTgcttttgattttaaaaatccTATTATGATATTTTCTAGAGGTATATTCGCGAGGAGTTACTTGTTGCTGGGAAGTTCGATGTTTGTGTTACAAGTTTTGAGATGGCCATCAAAGAAAAGACTACATTGCGACGATTTAGTTGGCGCTATATCATTATTGATGAGGCTCATAGAATCAAGAATGAGAATTCCCTTCTCTCGAAAACAATGAGGCTCTATAATACCAACTACCGGCTTCTTATTACTGGAACACCACTTCAggtaatatttttttgtgtCACAGTTGCTAAGTCTTTGCCATTTTATGAACTCTACAATAACTGTTACTTTAGTTGGTTCGGAATTTGAAGTGGGGTATAATATCATGCTTTCATTTGGAAGATTACATATCTAAaatgtagtaattttttttatggctAATTAGTTTGAGTTTAATTTGCTTTTTAGGAACTTGTGTTAGTCCTACAGAAATCTTCAATGTATACATTAGGAAGCTGAGCTTTATATTCGAGTATATTTATTTCAATTGAGATGTGATGTTAGTTTTATGTTTGCCCAATGTTTTTTTGCACTTTTCAGAATAATCTTCATGAACTCTGGGCTCTCCTCAACTTCTTGCTTCCAGAAATATTTAGTTCTGCAGAGACGTTTGACAAGTGGTTCCAAATTTCTGGTGAAAATGATGAACATGAAGTTGTCCAACAACTTCACAAGGTATGTGATTGTTCTATTAAGATAATTCTTTGTGCCAAAAATGGTATTCTTATATTCGATAGTAATCAAAAAGTGCATGAGAGCTGTAGGCTGGCCAATTCATAAGCATCTCAGATCTATGTGTTTGATACTCTAAATTATGTTTTAAAGTGCAATACAAGTTGTTGTATTGCATAACGAAGTGGTTTTGCTGCTTCTATACCATTTCTCTTGTATAGTGAAAATCTTCCTCCTGTTATCTGTTTCTTTGGGCACAGAAACTATTAGAATTTGATATATCAATTAAAGTTCTTGAGATGCAGTTGTTTGAGAAATTCACTTGTCTGACTGATGCAGTCCTTTTGGTGACACACCAGGTTCTCCGGCCCTTCCTTCTTAGAAGGCTAAAATCTGATGTTGAGAAAGGTTTACCTCCCAAGAAGGAGACAATACTTAAAGTTGGTATGTCCCAAATGCAAAAGCAATACTATAAGGCATTGCTACAGAAAGATCTTGAGGTGGTAAATGCTGGTGGAGAACGCAAACGCCTTCTTAATATAGCCATGCAGCTCCGAAAATGTTGTAATCATCCATATTTGTTTCAAGGTGCGGAACCTGGCCCACCTTATAGCACGGGAGAGCATCTCATTGAAAATGCTGGTAAGGTTTTGCTAGAAGATCAAGGAGGAAAACGCACACTATATGCTCTAGTTTGGGTTCTCCTGTCTCAGCTTTGTTAACTTTTAGGTTTCTATCTCCTTTGGTTGCAGGCAAGATGGTTCTTCTGGACAAGTTGCTCCCAAAATTAAAGGAACGCAATTCCAGGGTTTTGATATTTTCCCAGGTTGGAACCATGACCAACTTCATCTACTTTCAGAATCTTGTACTGCTTATAGATTGTCTAGATTATTATATTGTTTTCGGTTGCTTTTTATTTAGGGATTCCCCAATAACCATCACTTATTTTATTACATACATCAGATGACAAGACTGCTAGACATTCTTGAGGATTACTTAATGTTCCGTGGGTACCTCTATTGCCGAATTGATGGGAATACAGGGGGAGAAGATCGAGATGCTTCCATTGAAGGCTTCAATAAACCAGGAAGCGAAAAATTTGTCTTTCTGCTGTCAACTAGGGCTGGAGGTCTTGGTATCAATCTTGCGACTGCTGATGTTGTCATTCTTTATGATAGTGACTGGTATGAATTTGCTTCTCTACCGTTTTGGTTTTATTGGATGCTATTGAATTGGCTTTTGAGTTACAATGCTAGGCTCGTATGATTGCAGGAACCCACAGGTTGATTTACAAGCACAGGATCGAGCTCATAGGATAGGACAGAAGAAGGAAGTTCAAGTATTCCGATTCTGCACTGAGGTTTGTCTTGTCATAATTTTTATGGTTATATCAAGTGCGCTGGAGGTTCAGTGTTCAATGACTTATCATTTGCTATTATGTAGTACGCTATTGAGGAAAAAGTTATTGAAAGGGCCTATAAGAAGCTTGCTCTTGATGCCTTGGTTATCCAGCAAGGGAGACTAGCAGAACAAAAGAGTAAGTCTTATGCATCCACTAACATTGCTTCCTTCGCTGGCAATATTGATGtgatttatttatgtattttggtTTTCGATTATGCAGCTGTGAATAAGGATGAGCTGTTGCAAATGGTAAGGTTCGGTGCTGAAATGGTTTTCAGCTCCAAAGATAGCACGATTACAGATGAGGATATAGATCGAATAATTGCCAAGGGAGAAGAAGCAACAGCTGAACTTGATGCCAAGATGAAAAAATTTACTGAAGATgccatcaaattcaaaatggaTGACAGTATGTTTGATATTCTTGGCCTCTTATGGTTTTTGTccatttatttatgttttattaattCGATTAACATGTTATGCACTTTCTCCAGCTGCTGATTTGTATGATTTTGATGATGAAAAGGTATGGATGCTTTGCTTATTACTGCCTATTATGATTCTTACTTATCCTCGCCCCAACTCATTTGTATTTTCTTCATTGGTGAAGGATGAAAATAAGTTCGATTTGAAGAAAATTGTCAGTGATAATTGGATTGAACCACCAAAAAGAGAGAGGAAACGCAAGTACGTTTATTCTATCTCTTTAATTACACACTTAAACTGTCTGTTTGTTGCCTGGTAGACTAATCCATTTGTTGTTATTTATCTGTAGTTACTCAGAATCAGAGTACTTCAAGCAGACAATGCGTCAAAGTGGTCCTGTGAAGCCCAAGGAGCCTCGAATTCCTCGCATGCCGCAATTGTAAGCGTTTTTTGTTTACTTATTTTTACCTGTTGAGTATTTAAGATTTATGTATGTTATGGCTCAAGTCAGTTTTTTTCAGGCATGATTTCCAGTTCTTCAACACACAGCGTCTTAGCGAGCTGTATGAGAAAGAAGTGCGGTGTCTTATGGTGCGTGTCCAACTTACTCTTGAGACTCCCTAATACATATCTGCTTGTGATCACTTTCTTACCCTTTGTCTTTTGAATTCAGCAAGCACATCAAAGGAATCAAGTAAAAGATACCATAGATGTGGATGAACCAGAAGGTCTGTTCTTTCTTGACAACTCTGTGTTACTTATTTTCCTGAATTATATCTTGATTATATTTCTTGTACTTAGATGTAGGAGACCCATTGACCGCTGAGGAGCAGGAAGAGAAGGAGCGGTTGCTGGAAGAAGTAAGTTTTAACTTGCCTTACCCATTCCCTCAAGAAGAGACTTGCCTTACCCATTGCTTGAAGTTACCTTGAGCTttaactgattttttttttctaattttacttaattTTGGTATTTAGGGATTTTCAACTTGGAGCAGAAGAGACTTTAACACATTTATTAGGTCCTGTGAGAAGTATGGCCGGAATGACATCAGGGGTATTGCTTCTGAAATGGAAGGGAAAACAGAGGAAGAAGTTGAAAGATATGCTAAAGCTTTCAAGGATAGATATAAAGAACTCAATGGTATATGCATTGAGGTTTCATCTTCTAGTTACACTGTGAAACCTTAATATAGCTGGTTAATTCTCTTTTAGAAAGCATATATATACTGTGTGTGGCTCTTGTTTTTAGTTCTTCCACTGCATGTGGAGCATGATAATAAACGTGAATATGTTTCATCAGATTATGATAGGATCATCAAAAGCATTGAAAGAGGAGAGGCTAGGATATCACGGAAAGATGAGATCATGAAAGCCATTGGGAAGAAGCTGGATCGCTATAAAAACCCTTGGCTGGAATTGAAGATCCTGTATGGCCAGAACAAAGGGAAGTTGTACAATGAAGAATGTGATCGTTTCATGGTTAGACTATGAATAATCATCTTGACTCTTTGAATAAGTTGGATCTCGTGTATCATTCCTTTAATGTCTGGTAATTGTTCTTCTCAGATATGCATGGTTCATAAGCTCGGATATGGTAACTGGGATGAGCTCAAGGCAGCCTTCCGTACTTCACCATTGTTCCGCTTCGACTGGTTTATAAAGTCTCGTACGACTCAAGAACTTGCAAGGAGATGTGATACACTAATTAGGTTGGTAGAGAGGGAAAACCAAGAATATGATGAGAGGGAGAGGCAGGCACGCAAAGAGAAGAAACTAGCCAAGGTAGGGATGCCACACCACTTGAATAATTGAATAACCTTGTTATCTTCAGCTCAGTTTCTTAGCATTTCTCATTTTTCGTCTCAGCAGAATGCAACCCCATCCAAGCGCGCTGCTGCCAGACAGGCTGCCGAGAGCCCCCCATCAACTATGAAGAAGCGGAAGCAATCATCGATGGATGACTATGTGAGCTCGGTATGTTTCTCTGGATGATATATTCTTATCGCTGCCGAGTATTATATGATGATAACCTAAATTTTCCAAACTTTTTCGCAGGGAAGGAAGAGGAAATGATGGATCAAAATGGGGCTGCTAACCGATTTGGTTTGTGTTAGTTTCTAGCGTAATGTTGTGTTTCCTAATGATAGTATATTATAGAGCCATGTTTGGTAGGGTTGATAACTCGTCTACGGATGGAATTCTATgaataaaaatgtcatttttgttCATAGAATTCCATGGTGTACAAATTCAGAATAGATGTATACCTTATACGAGGTGTGGTGCCTCGTCGACCCACTAACTACTGTTATTATTATGTACACTATTGAAAATGGAGTTGTTTTGGAAATCAAAAGTCTCTTATCTATGTCAAAAATTTGTTATTACATTAAAATTAATtctgtcaattttttttttcatattacaTAAAATTACAAATACTTTAATGGTGGACATATATGAGGAGCAAAGGTGTAAGAGTACAAACGTGAAATTATGAAGTCCAAAAGCATGACACACATGTTAGCAACTGTGTGTGGAAAATACAAGATTGGAGATTTTTAATTTCCATGCAACAGAGACAAACATGAGAGCAAAAAAACCCCATTAAGACAAACATTCGCCCTATCAAATCTGCAACCAACATTTTCATACACGAAAATCCAACCACAAAGGCTCATCAATATATTGTAGCCTTTCCGGCCAAACACCAACAGGCACCAATGGATTCAGAGGCCAGCCAGCCATACCTGGTAACAATGATTCACAAATTCAAGGGATTTTATTCACACAGCGTCGTCCCCTGGGCCATTCGTCCGCTTCTTCTCCCTCCAGTTCTCTCCCCACACTTTCGCAGCAGCAACCGCCCGCTCTCTGTCCAGGTCCCGGTTCTTCGGAGTCTCTCTTGTTCGACCGCCACTGGCAGGGCTCCCCCATTGAGAATCAGAGCGGTCCGGCTCGTCCACGCCCCATCTCCGGCCTGACCCGCCCCCTGTGTCGATCCTCCGCAACTCTGCACCTGCATTTACGTCCCCAACCGAGTCTTTCATCCTGAAATTGGGAGAGTTCTTGTGTGCAGAAGGTGATCCGTAGTGGCCTCCTCGCCCCACATCTTCCAGGCTGTCGGCATCAGATATATTCCTGCGCGCATCCCTGTGCCTTGGCGTACCCGAGCCTCCTCTGCTCTGGGAGCCGGGTGCGTTGGGGTCATAACTCTGTGAGGCCAAATATGTTAAAGCCATAACAATATCACCGATTAGAGGCCTCGTGGCTGCTTGCTCTTGCAAGCACATGGCTGCCACTGCTAGTGCCTGATAGAGTCCACGCATAGGGTAACGGCCTTGCAGTAGAGGATCCGCCATTTTCGGAAACTTTCTTTGGTCCTTGAAAAGCGGTCTCGCCTGCGTCCATTTCAAGATGAGAATCAAGTACAAAGGAATATATTGCGCACAGAAAATGAAATCTGAATCACATACCCATGCGACGAGATTCTGCTCCCCCGCACTTCTCATGTTGTCGATAGCCTTACGCCCCGTGATGATTTCGAGAAAGACAACTCCAAAACTGTACACATCAGATTTTAGGGTGAGCTGACCAGTCATAGCGTACTCCGGGGCACAATAACCATATGTCCCCATCACCCTCGTAGAGACGTGGGTTTTGTCCCCAACTGGGCCCAGTTTCGCAAGCCCGAAATCAGACAACTTTGGGAAGTAACCCTCATCAAGAAGAATGTTAGAAGATTTTAGGTCTCTGTAAATGACAGGTGGATTCGCTTTGTCATGCAAGTATTCTAATCCCTTTGCTGCACCAGCAGCTATCTTCATCCTTGTATTCCAGTCCAAAGGTTCTTTATCCGGTGGAACATCTATATAGATATATTGAAATGAACAAGTTTAGCAGATTGAAAGACGATTGACAACAAATGTGAGAGAACGAGACACAAAGTaacacaccaaatctgaaatcattGTTTCATTTAAAGAAACAATCAAGGACACATTTTCAACCAGTAAAGAGTTCTCCATTCCAATCGACATAGTTCAAGCAAGTTAATATTTGGTACGTCTTCACGAGTTACAGGTTATTACATTTCTTTTCACATCGCATAGAATGTTTTGTAATTGAGATCACAGGAAGACCTTGATGTAGTTCACTGTTGCTGTGTTTCTATTCTTAGTCAAGAATAACAGCATAAAACATAACGAACTAGCTGCCTGTAATATATATATCAGTAAGGTCCAAATCCTATAGTTCCACCTTCTTTTGATCTGATGTACTATTGTTCGTAGAATAAAATTTTGTGTACTGCATGATGTTCAAAAATAACATTCTAACACTTTATAGTCAATAGtcaattataaatattttatacaaGAATAACAATCTAACTCGTGTAATTGAATTGCTAGACACTATATCTGCTGAGGTCCAAATGTTACATAAAGAAGTCATGGAAAATTGCCAACTAACTCGAGTACATATTATGTATAGTCATGTTCCATGATGATGCTATGATTCAGAATAGACTACTAGTACAGATCTTCCCCTCCAATGCTTTAAGAGATAAT is a window of Salvia splendens isolate huo1 chromosome 3, SspV2, whole genome shotgun sequence DNA encoding:
- the LOC121795933 gene encoding probable inactive protein kinase DDB_G0270444; translated protein: MGCGESKHAVATQNTITKSKSKSKSRSIRKQEAEIPKNDVNVTANAVKDSEILKKNENQGVEIPKNIESEAVKAKDDEEEEIKIEKNKEIEVAAAVAKVVEVEEEKKKKEEIIKNEELKEEKKEEVKPEVVEQEIPAAIEVVQEIKNVELKEEKKDEVKADQEEVVSQQVEDAPSSSSANEKIPLGENVVVEGESNVAIAEEEENAGKEESLKVEESKELAQEIKPSAEEEKKPADQSEGDVVAAAAAAADVKGN
- the LOC121795902 gene encoding ISWI chromatin-remodeling complex ATPase CHR11 isoform X2, whose protein sequence is MAKPSRAKGSSDDSMTSSSAEEEVARDQVNDEEDDDELQAVARTVEDSDDEDAPNAADQYEDDIEEEDVVANEISKRERARLKEMQRVKKQKIQEILDVQNAAIESDMNNKGKGRLNYLLQQTELFAHFAKGDQSVSQKKGKGRGRHASKITEEEEDEECLKEEEDGIAGTGNTRLLVQPSCIQGKMRDYQLAGLNWLIRLYENGINGILADEMGLGKTLQTISLMGYLHEFRGITGPHMVVAPKSTLGNWMNEIKRFCPVLRAVKFLGNPDERRYIREELLVAGKFDVCVTSFEMAIKEKTTLRRFSWRYIIIDEAHRIKNENSLLSKTMRLYNTNYRLLITGTPLQNNLHELWALLNFLLPEIFSSAETFDKWFQISGENDEHEVVQQLHKVLRPFLLRRLKSDVEKGLPPKKETILKVGMSQMQKQYYKALLQKDLEVVNAGGERKRLLNIAMQLRKCCNHPYLFQGAEPGPPYSTGEHLIENAGKMVLLDKLLPKLKERNSRVLIFSQMTRLLDILEDYLMFRGYLYCRIDGNTGGEDRDASIEGFNKPGSEKFVFLLSTRAGGLGINLATADVVILYDSDWNPQVDLQAQDRAHRIGQKKEVQVFRFCTEYAIEEKVIERAYKKLALDALVIQQGRLAEQKTVNKDELLQMVRFGAEMVFSSKDSTITDEDIDRIIAKGEEATAELDAKMKKFTEDAIKFKMDDTADLYDFDDEKDENKFDLKKIVSDNWIEPPKRERKRNYSESEYFKQTMRQSGPVKPKEPRIPRMPQLHDFQFFNTQRLSELYEKEVRCLMQAHQRNQVKDTIDVDEPEDVGDPLTAEEQEEKERLLEEGFSTWSRRDFNTFIRSCEKYGRNDIRGIASEMEGKTEEEVERYAKAFKDRYKELNDYDRIIKSIERGEARISRKDEIMKAIGKKLDRYKNPWLELKILYGQNKGKLYNEECDRFMICMVHKLGYGNWDELKAAFRTSPLFRFDWFIKSRTTQELARRCDTLIRLVERENQEYDERERQARKEKKLAKNATPSKRAAARQAAESPPSTMKKRKQSSMDDYVSSGRKRK
- the LOC121795902 gene encoding ISWI chromatin-remodeling complex ATPase CHR11 isoform X1, which produces MAKPSRAKGSSDDSMTSSSAEEEVARDQVNDEEDDDELQAVARTVEDSDDEDAPNAADQYEDDIEEEDVVANEISKRERARLKEMQRVKKQKIQEILDVQNAAIESDMNNKGKGRLNYLLQQTELFAHFAKGDQSVSQKKGKGRGRHASKITEEEEDEECLKEEEDGIAGTGNTRLLVQPSCIQGKMRDYQLAGLNWLIRLYENGINGILADEMGLGKTLQTISLMGYLHEFRGITGPHMVVAPKSTLGNWMNEIKRFCPVLRAVKFLGNPDERRYIREELLVAGKFDVCVTSFEMAIKEKTTLRRFSWRYIIIDEAHRIKNENSLLSKTMRLYNTNYRLLITGTPLQNNLHELWALLNFLLPEIFSSAETFDKWFQISGENDEHEVVQQLHKVLRPFLLRRLKSDVEKGLPPKKETILKVGMSQMQKQYYKALLQKDLEVVNAGGERKRLLNIAMQLRKCCNHPYLFQGAEPGPPYSTGEHLIENAGKMVLLDKLLPKLKERNSRVLIFSQMTRLLDILEDYLMFRGYLYCRIDGNTGGEDRDASIEGFNKPGSEKFVFLLSTRAGGLGINLATADVVILYDSDWNPQVDLQAQDRAHRIGQKKEVQVFRFCTEYAIEEKVIERAYKKLALDALVIQQGRLAEQKTVNKDELLQMVRFGAEMVFSSKDSTITDEDIDRIIAKGEEATAELDAKMKKFTEDAIKFKMDDTADLYDFDDEKDENKFDLKKIVSDNWIEPPKRERKRNYSESEYFKQTMRQSGPVKPKEPRIPRMPQLHDFQFFNTQRLSELYEKEVRCLMQAHQRNQVKDTIDVDEPEDVGDPLTAEEQEEKERLLEEGFSTWSRRDFNTFIRSCEKYGRNDIRGIASEMEGKTEEEVERYAKAFKDRYKELNDYDRIIKSIERGEARISRKDEIMKAIGKKLDRYKNPWLELKILYGQNKGKLYNEECDRFMICMVHKLGYGNWDELKAAFRTSPLFRFDWFIKSRTTQELARRCDTLIRLVERENQEYDERERQARKEKKLAKQNATPSKRAAARQAAESPPSTMKKRKQSSMDDYVSSGRKRK
- the LOC121795914 gene encoding serine/threonine-protein kinase PBL27-like, which codes for MGCFSCFGSSKTEVNSGSNGVKEVSKKDSVKDGSAAQSNSNVNRVNSDKPGLRTGNDSKKKMTIPKEPNIAAQIFTFRELAAATKNFRPESLLGEGGFGRVYKGRLESTGQAVAVKQLDRNGLQGNREFLVEVLMLSLLHHPNFVNLIGYCADGDQRLLVYEYMPLGSLEDHLHDVPPDKEPLDWNTRMKIAAGAAKGLEYLHDKANPPVIYRDLKSSNILLDEGYFPKLSDFGLAKLGPVGDKTHVSTRVMGTYGYCAPEYAMTGQLTLKSDVYSFGVVFLEIITGRKAIDNMRSAGEQNLVAWARPLFKDQRKFPKMADPLLQGRYPMRGLYQALAVAAMCLQEQAATRPLIGDIVMALTYLASQSYDPNAPGSQSRGGSGTPRHRDARRNISDADSLEDVGRGGHYGSPSAHKNSPNFRMKDSVGDVNAGAELRRIDTGGGSGRRWGVDEPDRSDSQWGSPASGGRTRETPKNRDLDRERAVAAAKVWGENWREKKRTNGPGDDAV